GACCTGGAACTGGCTGCTGCTGCCGGTGGCCCTGGCGGTCATCCTCGTCTTCACCGCCGGCGCCTGCCTGATCGTGGCCCGCGTGGTCGTCGCAGCACGTGACCTGCGCAACCTCATCCCCGTCGCCACCCGGCTGCTGCGCTACGTCTCCGGGGTGTTCTTCTCCATCCAGGCCTACGTCTCCGGCACGATCGGGACCATCCTCGAATACCAGCCGTTCGCGGTGTACCTGACCCTCGTGCGGGCCTGTGTGATGGAGGAGTTCGCGATGACCTGGGCGCTGTGGGGGGCCGCCGTCGGATGGGCGGTGCTCTTCGCCGTCGTGGGCCTGCTGGTGTTCTGGAGTGCGGAGGACCAATATGGCCGTGACTGATCCCGACTCCTTCGACGAGCGCGACTACGACGAGGTCGACCACGACCCCGCCGAGGGTCTGGGCGGCGAGTCCGAGACCGCTCCGCCCGCGCACCTGGGCACCCCCTCGGTGGTCGTGGACGACGTGCACGTGAAGTACCGCGTGTTCGGCGGACGCCGGCAGGCGGGCCCCGACACGGGCCGCATCCGGTCCCTGCTCAATCGCAGCCGCCGCCACGTCGGCGCCGTCAGCGAGGTGCACGCCGTGCGCGGGGTCTCCTTCACCGCCCACCACGGGGAGTCGATCGGGCTCGTCGGACTGAACGGGGCCGGCAAGAGCACCCTGCTGCGCGCCGTCGCCGGCCTGATGCCCGTCAGTGCCGGTTCGGTCTACGTCGGCGGCACCTCCGCCCTGCTCGGGGTCAACGCGGCGCTCGTGCGCTCGCTGACCGGGGAGCGCAACATCATGCTCGGCGGGCTCGCCCTGGGGCTGACGAAGAAGCAGGTGGAGGAGAGGTTCGACGAGATCGTCGAGTTCGCCGGCCTCGAGAAGTTCGTCCACCTGCCGATGAAGGCCTACTCCTCCGGGATGGCGGCACGATTGCGGTTCGCGATCTCCACCGCCGCCGTGCCCGACATCCTGATGATCGACGAGGCCCTGGCCACCGGTGACGCGGCGTTCCGGGCCCGCAGCCAGAAGCGGATCGAACAGATCCGCGACAGCGCCGGCACGGTCTTCCTCGTCAGCCACTCCATGGGCGCCATCCGCAACACCTGCACCCGCACGATCTGGCTGGATCAGGGCGCGATCGTCGACGACGGCCCCACCGACGAGGTCATGACCCGCTACGCCGAGGAGCTCAAGCGCCGCCGATAGGCGAGGCTTGTCCGTATGCACAGTCGACAGCCCCGGGTCCTGGTCGTGACCGTCGTGCACGATCCCGAGGACGCGCGCATCCGCCACCGGCAGATCCCCGCGCTCCTCGCCGCGGGGATGCGCGTGACCTATGCGGCGCCCTTCGCCGCGTTCGGACGCACTCCCCCGCCCGGAGTGCGCGGGGTCGATCTGCCACGGGCGCACGGCCGTGACCGGTTGCGCGCTGTGCGGCGCGCCCGCGCGGTGATCGCACGGGTGGGCAGGAGCGCCGACGTGGTGCTGCTGCACGATCCCGACCTGCTGCTGGCGGCGGCCGGGCTGGGCAGGGGCGTGGGGCAGATCGTCTGGGACGTCCACGAGGACACCGCCGCGGCGATCGGCATGCGCCAGTGGGTCCCGCCGCTCCTGCGCCGGCCCCTGCAGTGGTCGGTCCGGCTCGCCGAGCGGATCGCCGAGGCCCGGTTCTCCCTCCTGCTGGCCGAGCACAGCTACGCGGATCGGTTCCGGCGGGCCCACCCGGTGGTCCCGAACTCGAACTGGGTGCCCGACCGGCCGCCACCGCCCCCGGGCAGCACCCGCGTGGTCTACCTGGGCAGCATCACCGTTCCCCGGGGCGGCCGGGAGATGATCGCCGTGGCCCGGGCCGCCCGTGAGCTCGACATGGTGCTCATCGGCCCGGCGGATGCCACGATGCGGCCCGAGCTCGAGGCGGCACAGGCTGCCGGTGAGCTGACCTGGCTGGGATTCGTGCCCAACGACGAGGCCACCCGGATGCTGGAGGGTTCTCTCGCCGGCCTGGCCCTGCTGCACGACCAGCCCAACTACGCGCGCTCGCTGCCGACGAAGCTCGCCGAGTACATGGCCCGCGGCATCCCGGTGGTGACCACCCCGAATCAGAGCTCGGCGGAGCTGGTCCGGGCCTCCGGCGGCGGGGTGGTGGTCGGCTTCGGTGACGTCGAGGCGACGGTCGCTGCCCTGCGCGAACTGGCCCGGGACGAGTCCCAGCGCCGCGCGCTGGCGCGCTCGGGCTACCGCCACGTGCAGGCCGAGGTGAACTGGCACCGCGACGGCCAGGAGTTCGCGCGGATCATCGCCGGCCTCGCCGGGGCCGCTCGGCGCTGAGGGTCAGGCCGGCCGGTCCAGGGCGGTGGCCTCATGGGCGAGCAGCACCGGCACGCCCGACCGGATCGGATAGCCGAGCGGCCGGTCGGGACTGTCGTTGACGAGCAGGCCTTCGTCAGCACCCGTGCCCTGCCGCAGCGCCGTCCCGGTCACCGGGCAGCGCAGCACGGTCATCAGGTCCGCCGGGATCGTCACCGGTTGCTGCTCACTCATCGTCGTCCTGCCCCTCGCGCACGACGGCCAGGACGCCGTCGGTGATCTTGGTGAGAATGTCCTCGTCGTGCGCCTCCACGTTCAGCCGCAGCAGCGGCTCGGTGTTGGAGGGCCGCAGGTTGAACCACCAGCGCGGCATCGCGTCCCAGTGGCTGAAGGTGACGCCGTCGAACTCCTCCACCGCGACCACGCCCGCGGCGATGTCGTCGGCGAAGGCCTCCCGCACACGCTGCAGCGCAGCCTCGGGATCGGCGACGGTGGAGTTGATCTCGCCGGAGCCGTAGTACGGGGTGTAGATCTCGGAGAGCTCCGAGAGCGCGGCGGCGCCGGAGCCGAGTGCCTGCAGCACGTGCATCGCGGCCAGCATCCCGGTGTCGGCGAACCAGAAGTCGCGGAAGTAGTAGTGCGCGCTGTGCTCGCCACCGAAGACGGCGTCCTCCTCGGCCATCCTGGCCTTGATGAAGGAGTGCCCCACCCGGGTGCGCACCGCACGCCCGCCGGCGGCCTCGACGAGCTCGGGGACGGCGCGGGAGGTGATGAGGTTGTGGATCACCGTCGCCTGGCGTCCGGCGGCCTTCTCCTTCTCCAGCTCGCGCAGCCCCACCAGCGCCGTCACGGCGGAGGGGCTGACGGAGACGCCGCGTTCGTCGATCACGAAGCAGCGGTCGGCGTCACCGTCGAAGGCGAGGCCGATATCGGCCTGCTCGGCGATCACCGCCGTCTGCAGATCGATGAGGTTGGCCGGATCGAGGGGGTTCGCCTCATGGTTGGGGAACGTACCGTCGAGCTCGAAGTACATCGGCACGATCTCCAGGCCCAGATCGGCGAGCCCGGCGTCGGTGCCGAGCACGGCTCCGGCGGTCAGCCCCGCCATCCCGTTGCCCGCATCGACGACCACCTTCAGCGGGCGCACCCCCTCCAGCCCGACGAGCGAGCGCAGGTGCTCGGCGTAGTCGGCGAGGGTGTCCTCCTCGCGCAGCTCCCCCTGCCGCTCGGCGGCGGGGATCCCCTCGTCCAGGTACTGCTCGGCCAGATGCTGGACCTGCTCCAGTCCCGCCTCGCGCCCCACGGGGCGCGCACCGGGGTGGCACATCTTGATCCCGTTGTACCGGGCGGGGTTGTGGCTCGCCGTGAACATCGCGCCGGCGATGCCCCGGGAACCGGAGACGTAGTAGAGCCCGTCGGTCGAGCACAGGCCGATCATCGTCACGTCCATACCGCGCCAGGCGGCCCCCTCGGCGAACGCCTGCGCCAGGCCCGGCGAGGAGTCTCGCATGTCGTGCCCGACCGCCACCGTGCGCGCCCCGACCGGGGCGGCGGCCACGTCCGCGAAAGCGGCTCCCAGCGCGCGGGCGGACTCCTCGTCCAGCTCGTCGGGGACGACGCCGCGCACGTCGTAGGCCTTGACGATCGCACTCAGGTCTGACACCAGAGGAGCCTATCGCCTGCACGCAGCACGGACGACGCGCTACTCCTCCTCGCCGCGGATGACCCGCAGGTGTCCCCGCCGGCTCGCCTCGGTCATCGGACGGCTCTGCGTCACCGGCGCCGGCACCACGGGTCCACGCGCGGCCGGCACGCTGCTCGGCGGCGGGGTGCGGGAGGCCTCACGCACGGCGTCGGCGAGCGCCAGCAGGTCGTCCGAGCTGGGCGGTGCGGGCTCGAACTCGGTGGCCAGGCGCACCACGTCCCAGCCGCGCGGCACCGTCAGCCGCTCGGCGTGCTGGGCGCACAGGTCGTAGGTGTGGGGTTCGGCGTGCGTGGCCAGCGGGCCCAGCACGGCGGTGGAGTCCGAGTACACGTACGTGAGCGTGGCCACGGCTGGTTCCGTGCACGCTGAACGGCTGCATCCTCGGGTGGGTCTCACCCCTCCACGGTACCGCCCCGGGGGCCGCCGATCCGGCCGGGCCACGCCGGGCCACGCCGGGCAGGACCAGGCTCAGCAGGTCTGGCAGGCTGGGCCCATGTCCGCATCGTTCCGCCCGCTGGTGCCGCACGGGTCCGCCTACGCGAACCCGCCCCGCCGCCGGGACCGGCACGGCCGCGGGGTGCGCGGGCCGCTGATCCCGCCGGCGCTGCCGGGGTGGCGTACCCGGTCCGAGCGCTTCGACGAGTCGGTGCTGACCATCCTGGAGCACGTGGAGCGTCACCTCGGCGATGCCCTCGACGGGCTGGAAATCGGCGTGGAGGAGGTGCCGCCGAGCAACCCGGCCCCGTGGGAGAGCGGAGCGGTGCCGCTGGGCCGGTACTTCGCCGCCGACCCCGCCGCCGGGCTCCCCCACCGGATCGTGGTCTATCGCCGCCCGGTGGTGGCCCGGGCCGAGGACGAGCTCGAGCTCACCGCGCTGGTCCACGACGTGCTGGTCGAGCAGATCGCGCAGATGCTGGGTCGCTCTCCGGAGGACATCGACCCGGACTTCCGCGGCTGACTCAGCTCGCGCCCACGTGCACCGCGACGCTCTGGTCCGAGTGCGCGTCCGGGGTTATCGGCACCAGCCCGATCAACGTGCCCTCCTCGGTGCCGGCGCTCAGCGTCAGGCTCGCCAGCACCGGGGCACCGGAGATCTCGACGGCGACCGCGCCCGCCAGGCCGAGGTCCTCCGGGCTCGAGGTGCTCAGGGCGGGGATCCTGACCTCGACCGGTTCCCCGCGCGCCCCCTCGGGATCCACCGTGCGCACCGTGACCGTGCGGTCCTGCTCGCCCGGATTCGTCAGGGCCAGCGCCGCCTCGTCCACCAGCGCATCATCGGCGGGCAGGGCGAACAGGCCGTGCTCGCTCGGTTCGGCGGCCGGCAACCACGCCCGATCGCTCAGCGTCCGGTCCGGGTCGAGCTCGCTCGGGGCGCCCTCGCGCTTGATCCGCACGGCACCGGTGACGGGCTGGTCACTGGTGACGCGCACGCTCGCCGCACCGGCATCGATGCCGTCGAGGGCGATGTCGCTCGCGGTGCCTGCCTCCACCACGAGCGCCTCGGCGCCGGGCAACGTGCTCGCGCCCTCCCCGAGCACCTCGATGGTCACCTCCGCCGTCTCCTGGCCGGGGTTGACCAGCCGGAGCATCGCCGTCCCGGACTCGTCCACCACCGGGAAGGGCCCCACGTACAGCTCGGTCGCCGGGTCCGCCGCCGGGCCGATGACGGCGCTGCCCTGGGAGACCAGCCCGTCCAGCACGGTCTCCTGCAGGGAGGCGGTCACGCGCCCACCCTCGGCGGCGATGTGCAGTCCCAGCCGCGACTCCAGGGTCAGCGCCTCCAGCAGCACGCTGGTCACGTCCCCCGGCGCGATCGCCGACGTGAACGGCTCCACCGCACCCACGCTCCCCCAGCCGCGCACCGTCACGGTCACCGGCGTCTGGCCCGGGTTGGTCAACGTCAGCCTCGAGCTGGACCCGGGCTCGGTCTGCCCGCCCACGAGCCACGCCGAGGAAGCCGGGCTCGTGCAGGAGGCGGCGGTGAGGCCGCGCAGGTCACCGGCACCGGTGCGCGCGAGCGAGAGGCCGGCCGCCAGCGCCGCCTGCTCGGAGGGCTGGGCCTGCAGCAACAGCGGCTCCGGGCTCTCGGACTCGACGAGGCGCACGGATCCGGCCGCGGGGATCTCGCTGCCGGCCGATCCCAGCTCCCCGGCACTCGCCGTGGCCGGCTCCTGCCCGTCCCGGCCGAGCACCACCCCGACGTCGGCGAGCTCGCTCTCCCCGCCGGTCTCGAACTGCTCGTCGTAGTCCAGGTCGCCGCCGTCCCCGGTGGGCAGCAGCGGCACCGGCGGGCACACCAGCGTCACCGGGGCCGCACCCACGTCGATCTGCGCGGGTTCCAGCCCGGGTGACTCGGCGGGTGGGCGCAGGGTCGCGGCTGCCACGAGGCCGCCGGCGAGCGCCAGCACGCCCGCGCCGGTGAGCACTCGCCCGACGCCGCTCAGCACCTGGCGCACACGGGATGCGGATGAGTCACTCATGCGTCCTCCCCTCGTCGGCGGCGGGTGGGCAGGGCGAGCAGGGCGGTCAGCGCCAGCACCACCACCGTGAGGATCTGCCAGGGCTGGTACCAGGCCGGGCGGAAGGCGAGCACGAGCTCACCGCGGGCGCCGTCGGGGATCGAGAACGCCTGCTGCCAGCCGGAGTCCACCGCGCGCAGCGCCGTGCCGCCCAGCCATGCGCGCCACGAGGGGTCGCTGCGTTCGGCGAGGACGACGGTGCGGCCGGTGCCCTCAGCATCGAGGGTGTCGCGGATCTGACCGTCGGTGCCGCTCACGTTGGCCACGAGGGCGCCGCCGGAGTCGCGGATCTGCGCGCGGGCGATGTCGGCATCGCTCGACTCCTCAGAGGTCCGTACCCGCCAGATCACCCCGGACTCGTTCTCGGTGACCCGGTCCAGTCCGACCACCGAGTCCAGCAGCGGGATCAACCGGGTGCGGGCCGCAGCGTCCAGCGGGGCACGCGTGACGTCGGAGGTGGCCGGGACGACGATCACCGAGATCGCATGGCCGGCGAACGTCTCCGCGACCTCGGTGGCGGTGCCCTGGGTGAGCCGGGCGACCACGGCCGCCAGTTCCTGCGCCGCCGGATCGGAGGTGCCCCCGGCCGTCTGCTGCCACTGCCGCAGCGCTGCGACCGTCGAGCTCTCGGTCAGCTGCGGGCCCGGTCCACGCCAGATCTGGGCGTCGACGCCCTCACCGGTGGCGGTCAGGGCGAGCACCCGGGCCTGCTGTTCCGACCCCTGCAGCTCCTCGGCGAGAGCCGGCACAGGGGGTGCGCCGCGGTCGTGCAGCAGCATCGCCTGGGCATCGAGGCCGCCGTCGCGCTCTGAGACCACGCGGGCACCGTGGGTCAGGCCCGTGGTCAGCAGCGCCAGCGTGATGGCGAGGGTCCCGACGGCCACGCCC
Above is a window of Ruania suaedae DNA encoding:
- a CDS encoding glycosyltransferase family protein, which codes for MHSRQPRVLVVTVVHDPEDARIRHRQIPALLAAGMRVTYAAPFAAFGRTPPPGVRGVDLPRAHGRDRLRAVRRARAVIARVGRSADVVLLHDPDLLLAAAGLGRGVGQIVWDVHEDTAAAIGMRQWVPPLLRRPLQWSVRLAERIAEARFSLLLAEHSYADRFRRAHPVVPNSNWVPDRPPPPPGSTRVVYLGSITVPRGGREMIAVARAARELDMVLIGPADATMRPELEAAQAAGELTWLGFVPNDEATRMLEGSLAGLALLHDQPNYARSLPTKLAEYMARGIPVVTTPNQSSAELVRASGGGVVVGFGDVEATVAALRELARDESQRRALARSGYRHVQAEVNWHRDGQEFARIIAGLAGAARR
- a CDS encoding DUF3499 domain-containing protein gives rise to the protein MRPTRGCSRSACTEPAVATLTYVYSDSTAVLGPLATHAEPHTYDLCAQHAERLTVPRGWDVVRLATEFEPAPPSSDDLLALADAVREASRTPPPSSVPAARGPVVPAPVTQSRPMTEASRRGHLRVIRGEEE
- a CDS encoding Trm112 family protein, with translation MSEQQPVTIPADLMTVLRCPVTGTALRQGTGADEGLLVNDSPDRPLGYPIRSGVPVLLAHEATALDRPA
- a CDS encoding metallopeptidase family protein; this translates as MSASFRPLVPHGSAYANPPRRRDRHGRGVRGPLIPPALPGWRTRSERFDESVLTILEHVERHLGDALDGLEIGVEEVPPSNPAPWESGAVPLGRYFAADPAAGLPHRIVVYRRPVVARAEDELELTALVHDVLVEQIAQMLGRSPEDIDPDFRG
- a CDS encoding DUF5719 family protein, translating into MSDSSASRVRQVLSGVGRVLTGAGVLALAGGLVAAATLRPPAESPGLEPAQIDVGAAPVTLVCPPVPLLPTGDGGDLDYDEQFETGGESELADVGVVLGRDGQEPATASAGELGSAGSEIPAAGSVRLVESESPEPLLLQAQPSEQAALAAGLSLARTGAGDLRGLTAASCTSPASSAWLVGGQTEPGSSSRLTLTNPGQTPVTVTVRGWGSVGAVEPFTSAIAPGDVTSVLLEALTLESRLGLHIAAEGGRVTASLQETVLDGLVSQGSAVIGPAADPATELYVGPFPVVDESGTAMLRLVNPGQETAEVTIEVLGEGASTLPGAEALVVEAGTASDIALDGIDAGAASVRVTSDQPVTGAVRIKREGAPSELDPDRTLSDRAWLPAAEPSEHGLFALPADDALVDEAALALTNPGEQDRTVTVRTVDPEGARGEPVEVRIPALSTSSPEDLGLAGAVAVEISGAPVLASLTLSAGTEEGTLIGLVPITPDAHSDQSVAVHVGAS
- a CDS encoding ABC transporter ATP-binding protein; translated protein: MAVTDPDSFDERDYDEVDHDPAEGLGGESETAPPAHLGTPSVVVDDVHVKYRVFGGRRQAGPDTGRIRSLLNRSRRHVGAVSEVHAVRGVSFTAHHGESIGLVGLNGAGKSTLLRAVAGLMPVSAGSVYVGGTSALLGVNAALVRSLTGERNIMLGGLALGLTKKQVEERFDEIVEFAGLEKFVHLPMKAYSSGMAARLRFAISTAAVPDILMIDEALATGDAAFRARSQKRIEQIRDSAGTVFLVSHSMGAIRNTCTRTIWLDQGAIVDDGPTDEVMTRYAEELKRRR
- a CDS encoding phosphomannomutase/phosphoglucomutase; this translates as MVSDLSAIVKAYDVRGVVPDELDEESARALGAAFADVAAAPVGARTVAVGHDMRDSSPGLAQAFAEGAAWRGMDVTMIGLCSTDGLYYVSGSRGIAGAMFTASHNPARYNGIKMCHPGARPVGREAGLEQVQHLAEQYLDEGIPAAERQGELREEDTLADYAEHLRSLVGLEGVRPLKVVVDAGNGMAGLTAGAVLGTDAGLADLGLEIVPMYFELDGTFPNHEANPLDPANLIDLQTAVIAEQADIGLAFDGDADRCFVIDERGVSVSPSAVTALVGLRELEKEKAAGRQATVIHNLITSRAVPELVEAAGGRAVRTRVGHSFIKARMAEEDAVFGGEHSAHYYFRDFWFADTGMLAAMHVLQALGSGAAALSELSEIYTPYYGSGEINSTVADPEAALQRVREAFADDIAAGVVAVEEFDGVTFSHWDAMPRWWFNLRPSNTEPLLRLNVEAHDEDILTKITDGVLAVVREGQDDDE